From Neobacillus sp. PS2-9, the proteins below share one genomic window:
- the sigE gene encoding RNA polymerase sporulation sigma factor SigE, translating into MKKWRLRLSYYWYKILIKLGLKTDEVFYIGGSEALPPPLSKDEEEMLLSKLPGGDKAARSMLIERNLRLVVYIARKFENTGINIEDLISIGTIGLIKAVNTFNPEKKIKLATYASRCIENEILMYLRRNNKIRSEVSFDEPLNIDWDGNELLLSDVLGTDEDIITKDLEANVDRKLLSKALHQLSDREKQIMELRFGLTNGEEKTQKDVADMLGISQSYISRLEKRIIKRLRKEFNKMV; encoded by the coding sequence ATGAAAAAATGGAGACTTCGCTTATCCTACTACTGGTATAAAATCTTAATAAAATTGGGCCTAAAAACGGATGAAGTTTTTTATATTGGCGGAAGCGAAGCATTGCCGCCTCCTTTAAGTAAAGATGAAGAAGAAATGTTATTAAGTAAACTTCCTGGTGGAGATAAGGCTGCGAGATCTATGCTAATTGAAAGGAATCTCCGGCTAGTTGTTTATATCGCAAGAAAATTTGAAAATACTGGTATAAATATCGAAGACCTAATTAGTATCGGAACGATTGGTTTAATTAAAGCGGTTAATACCTTTAACCCAGAGAAAAAGATTAAACTTGCTACATACGCCTCAAGATGTATTGAAAATGAAATACTCATGTACTTACGTAGAAATAATAAAATCAGATCTGAAGTATCCTTTGATGAGCCATTAAACATTGATTGGGATGGAAACGAATTATTATTATCTGATGTTCTTGGAACAGATGAAGACATTATTACGAAGGATTTAGAAGCGAATGTAGATAGAAAATTGCTTTCTAAAGCATTACACCAGCTTTCTGATAGGGAAAAGCAAATTATGGAGCTGCGTTTTGGCCTAACGAACGGTGAAGAAAAAACCCAAAAAGATGTTGCAGATATGCTAGGGATTTCACAATCCTACATCTCACGGTTGGAAAAGAGAATTATTAAAAGATTGAGAAAAGAATTCAATAAAATGGTTTAA
- the spoIIGA gene encoding sigma-E processing peptidase SpoIIGA, which produces MTVYLDVIWALNLFFDSLLLYLTAIFLKRRIHLWRILAGGFIGSLIILLSFTPLNVYSGHPISKLICSVFMVLIAFGYKRMKFFLKALMTLYVSTFLIGGALTGAHYFIQYDSELTTKVLMSSVKGFGDPVSWLFVLIGFPIAWHFSKKNVESMEMTKIQFDQIVNVRLKIENISLVFKGLVDSGNQLYDPLSKLPVMFVSIKNQLEALPEPIRKITLDPEQLIMGMEEFPTEWQNRMRIIPFSVVGQEHQLIVALKPDSILFEQNGAQYSCEKGLVSFTTQRLSPDDAFQCIVHPKMLTGVKQSGESVKVS; this is translated from the coding sequence TTGACTGTTTATTTAGATGTTATTTGGGCTCTTAATTTGTTCTTTGACAGTCTTCTCCTTTACTTAACTGCTATATTTCTGAAACGAAGAATACATCTTTGGAGGATACTTGCAGGAGGATTTATTGGTTCGTTGATTATTTTATTGTCGTTTACACCTTTAAATGTCTATTCAGGGCATCCAATTTCCAAATTGATTTGTTCCGTTTTTATGGTGTTAATAGCATTTGGATACAAGCGAATGAAATTTTTCCTTAAGGCATTAATGACTCTTTATGTTTCTACGTTTTTAATTGGTGGGGCCTTAACAGGAGCCCATTATTTTATTCAATATGATTCTGAATTAACTACGAAGGTGCTGATGTCGAGTGTAAAGGGTTTTGGTGATCCCGTAAGTTGGCTTTTTGTTCTAATAGGTTTTCCAATCGCCTGGCATTTCTCAAAGAAGAATGTTGAGAGTATGGAAATGACCAAAATTCAATTTGATCAAATAGTCAATGTAAGGTTGAAAATCGAGAACATCAGCTTAGTATTTAAGGGATTAGTGGATAGTGGAAATCAATTGTATGACCCACTGTCAAAGCTACCAGTTATGTTTGTATCAATCAAAAATCAACTAGAAGCCCTTCCTGAACCAATTAGAAAAATAACTCTCGATCCTGAACAACTTATTATGGGTATGGAGGAGTTTCCTACCGAATGGCAAAATCGAATGCGAATTATCCCTTTTAGTGTAGTTGGACAAGAACATCAGCTTATTGTTGCCCTTAAACCAGATTCCATTTTATTCGAGCAAAATGGTGCGCAATATTCTTGTGAGAAGGGTCTTGTATCTTTTACCACACAGAGGCTCTCTCCTGATGATGCTTTCCAGTGTATTGTTCATCCAAAAATGCTTACAGGGGTAAAACAGTCCGGGGAATCAGTGAAAGTAAGTTAA
- the ftsZ gene encoding cell division protein FtsZ, translating into MLEFDTNLDSLATIKVIGVGGGGNNAVNRMIEHGVQGVEFIAVNTDAQALNLSKAEVKMQIGAKLTRGLGAGANPEVGKKAAEESKEQLEEALRGADMVFVTAGMGGGTGTGAAPVIAQIARDLGALTVGVVTRPFTFEGKKRSNQASGGIGSMKEAVDTLIVIPNDRLLEIVDKSTPMLEAFREADNVLRQGVQGISDLIAVPGLINLDFADVKTIMSNKGSALMGIGVSAGENRAAEAAKKAISSPLLETSIDGAQGVLMNITGGTNLSLYEVQEAADIVATASDQEVNMIFGSVINENLKDEIIVTVIATGFNEEGSQPKVTRPSFGQAKPAVGTVKREHKREEAPQEPVRNTNVAQEETLDIPTFLRNRNRRR; encoded by the coding sequence ATGTTAGAATTTGATACAAATTTAGATTCTCTTGCAACAATAAAAGTTATCGGGGTTGGCGGCGGAGGAAACAACGCGGTAAACAGAATGATTGAGCATGGCGTTCAAGGTGTTGAATTTATCGCAGTAAACACTGATGCACAAGCCTTAAACCTTTCCAAAGCTGAAGTCAAAATGCAGATTGGTGCGAAATTGACTCGTGGTCTTGGAGCAGGTGCTAATCCAGAGGTTGGTAAAAAGGCCGCAGAAGAAAGTAAGGAACAATTAGAGGAAGCACTTAGAGGTGCTGATATGGTGTTTGTTACTGCTGGTATGGGTGGCGGTACAGGTACTGGTGCAGCACCAGTTATTGCTCAAATTGCTCGTGACCTTGGTGCGTTAACAGTGGGTGTTGTTACACGTCCATTTACTTTTGAAGGTAAAAAACGTTCAAACCAGGCTTCTGGTGGAATTGGATCAATGAAAGAAGCGGTTGATACATTAATCGTCATTCCAAATGACCGCCTTCTGGAAATTGTTGATAAAAGCACTCCAATGCTTGAAGCTTTCCGCGAGGCAGACAATGTTCTTCGTCAAGGGGTTCAAGGTATTTCTGATTTGATCGCTGTTCCTGGATTAATCAATTTAGACTTTGCTGACGTAAAAACGATTATGTCAAATAAAGGCTCTGCCTTAATGGGAATTGGTGTCTCTGCAGGAGAAAACCGTGCAGCAGAGGCAGCAAAGAAAGCAATCAGCTCACCTTTATTAGAAACCTCTATTGATGGGGCTCAGGGTGTTCTAATGAATATTACTGGGGGAACTAACTTAAGTCTTTATGAGGTGCAAGAGGCTGCTGATATTGTTGCAACAGCATCTGACCAAGAAGTGAATATGATTTTCGGTTCCGTAATTAATGAAAACTTGAAAGATGAGATTATTGTAACCGTCATTGCCACTGGTTTTAACGAAGAAGGTTCACAACCAAAAGTAACACGTCCATCCTTTGGACAAGCAAAACCTGCTGTTGGAACTGTTAAGAGAGAGCACAAACGTGAAGAAGCTCCACAAGAACCAGTTCGAAATACGAATGTAGCCCAAGAGGAAACATTAGATATTCCGACATTCCTAAGAAACCGTAACCGTAGAAGATAA
- the ftsA gene encoding cell division protein FtsA: MNSNEIYVSLDIGTSSVKVIIGEMVNDSGKDSLNIIGVGNVKSEGLRKGSIVDMDDTVHSIKRAIEQAERMIGMEIREVVVGISGHNVMLQHCHGIVAVSSQNREITNEDVIRVIEASHVGSIPPERENIGVIRKQFILDGKDEINDPRGMIGVRLEMDGTLITGSKSIIINTLRCVERAGLEIVDIVLQPLAAGDYALSKDEKNLGVALIDIGGGSTTIAVFEEGFLKATSVIPVGGDLLTNDLSKVLHTSTEDAEKIKVKYGHAFYDIASEDEFFSVPIIGSDQHQQFNQLYLSEIIEARMEEIFELIVNELKRLGVTELPGGFVLTGGTAKMQGVLELAQDMFQNPVRLAVPDYIGVREPQYTTAVGLIKYAYKNGRLPGGNIGGTGASVVAEPTEKRTPKQQHQPKAKVEKHPEDKMSSKVKKFLGYFFE, encoded by the coding sequence ATGAACAGCAATGAAATATACGTAAGTCTTGACATCGGTACATCCAGTGTAAAAGTTATCATTGGTGAAATGGTCAATGACTCGGGCAAAGACTCGTTAAATATAATTGGTGTTGGCAATGTGAAATCTGAAGGATTACGTAAGGGATCGATTGTTGACATGGACGATACCGTTCATTCTATTAAGAGGGCGATTGAACAGGCAGAAAGAATGATTGGCATGGAGATTAGAGAAGTGGTAGTCGGAATATCAGGTCATAATGTAATGCTTCAGCACTGTCATGGGATTGTCGCTGTATCCAGCCAAAACCGAGAAATTACGAATGAAGATGTCATTCGTGTCATTGAAGCATCACATGTGGGATCCATTCCACCTGAACGAGAAAACATTGGTGTGATTCGAAAACAATTCATTTTAGATGGTAAAGATGAAATTAACGATCCTCGTGGAATGATTGGTGTTCGTCTAGAAATGGATGGTACACTTATTACTGGATCTAAATCTATCATCATAAATACATTACGCTGTGTAGAACGAGCAGGACTTGAGATAGTAGACATTGTTCTTCAGCCGTTAGCTGCAGGAGATTATGCTTTATCCAAAGATGAAAAAAATCTAGGTGTTGCCCTCATCGATATTGGCGGAGGTTCTACTACTATCGCTGTGTTTGAGGAAGGATTTTTAAAGGCGACAAGTGTAATTCCTGTTGGCGGAGATTTATTAACGAACGACCTTTCAAAAGTTTTGCACACCTCAACAGAGGATGCTGAGAAAATTAAGGTTAAATACGGACATGCCTTCTATGATATTGCTTCTGAAGATGAGTTTTTCAGTGTTCCTATTATTGGCAGTGATCAACATCAACAATTTAACCAGCTCTATTTATCTGAAATTATTGAAGCTAGAATGGAAGAAATATTTGAATTAATTGTTAATGAATTGAAGCGTTTAGGTGTAACAGAGTTACCAGGTGGTTTTGTATTAACAGGTGGAACAGCAAAAATGCAAGGGGTATTGGAACTCGCACAGGATATGTTCCAAAATCCTGTTCGCCTTGCGGTACCAGACTATATTGGTGTAAGAGAACCTCAATATACAACGGCGGTTGGTTTAATAAAATATGCTTACAAGAATGGTAGATTACCAGGTGGAAATATTGGTGGTACGGGTGCATCTGTGGTAGCTGAACCAACTGAAAAAAGAACACCAAAACAACAACATCAACCTAAAGCAAAAGTAGAAAAACATCCGGAAGATAAGATGTCATCAAAAGTAAAAAAATTCCTTGGTTACTTTTTCGAATAA
- a CDS encoding small basic family protein encodes MWLPLVGLVIGIFLGLLTEISIPEEYSNYLSIAVLAAFDTLFGGIRAHLQNIYDEKVFVSGFFFNIMLAASLAFLGVHLGVDLYLAAVFAFGVRLFQNIAVIRRILLTKWSTNKEKIEKN; translated from the coding sequence ATGTGGCTTCCGTTAGTGGGACTTGTGATCGGGATCTTCCTTGGACTGTTAACAGAAATAAGTATTCCTGAAGAATACTCAAATTATTTATCAATTGCTGTATTAGCTGCCTTCGACACACTTTTTGGGGGAATAAGGGCTCATTTGCAAAATATTTATGATGAAAAGGTATTTGTATCTGGGTTCTTTTTTAATATAATGCTTGCAGCAAGTTTAGCTTTTCTCGGTGTTCATCTTGGTGTAGACTTGTATTTAGCAGCAGTTTTTGCGTTTGGTGTCAGGTTGTTTCAAAATATCGCCGTTATAAGACGAATATTATTAACAAAATGGTCAACAAACAAAGAAAAAATAGAAAAAAATTGA
- a CDS encoding DUF881 domain-containing protein has protein sequence MDKPKNLSFTLIAAVVGFMIAIQFQTVKKPEERDTRDVWQLREALLKEKELQSNLLSEIRSNEEKLSAYESKRKQSKEQVLRDTLQELKTEAGLTEVSGPGITLHIEPVIEDVQLGTPVATTVVSPELLKRLLNELNMYEAKYVSIDGQRIINTTVIRDINRETKIDGHTIRTLPVEVKVGVDSMNNAEKLSNQMKVSKARDEFFAESLRLNVSSPSPNITVPAYENPIRIRHMEPIKEGGGS, from the coding sequence GTGGACAAGCCGAAGAATTTGAGTTTTACGTTAATTGCTGCTGTGGTTGGTTTTATGATTGCAATTCAATTTCAAACCGTGAAGAAGCCTGAAGAACGTGATACAAGAGATGTTTGGCAGCTCCGTGAGGCATTGCTCAAAGAAAAAGAGCTACAGTCTAACTTATTAAGTGAAATCCGCTCAAATGAAGAAAAACTATCAGCCTATGAATCTAAGCGGAAACAAAGTAAGGAGCAGGTGTTACGGGATACACTTCAGGAGCTAAAAACGGAGGCAGGCTTGACCGAGGTTTCAGGTCCGGGAATCACCTTACATATTGAGCCGGTCATCGAGGATGTACAGCTAGGAACACCTGTGGCAACAACAGTTGTTTCCCCTGAATTGCTTAAAAGACTATTGAATGAACTAAATATGTATGAAGCAAAATATGTTTCCATTGATGGTCAACGAATTATAAATACCACGGTTATTAGGGATATAAATAGGGAAACAAAGATTGATGGTCATACAATTAGGACCCTGCCGGTTGAGGTTAAGGTGGGTGTAGATTCGATGAACAATGCCGAAAAATTATCAAACCAAATGAAGGTTTCAAAGGCTAGAGATGAATTCTTTGCTGAAAGCTTGAGACTCAATGTTTCTTCACCTAGTCCAAATATTACTGTTCCTGCTTATGAGAATCCAATTAGGATTAGGCATATGGAACCGATAAAGGAAGGAGGCGGTTCCTAA
- a CDS encoding DUF881 domain-containing protein — MKKIKVRGKHVILSLVCLVLGFMIAFSYHLTQLENQKEKPSLSGKQYEKTLGLRNQLIAQEETNRKLQKELNQKQDKVLKNEKDLAKETQVFLNLAEDAEKYRMYLGKVKVKGKGVKITLTDGAYDPKEDNVNNYLVHEHHVFKVINELYISGAAAVAINGQRLTSHSYIVCNGPVITVDGVPHPAPFVITAIGDPEVLTSSLNLTGGVKDQLVNDNLVFSLEKEDEIVLNPILGS, encoded by the coding sequence TTGAAGAAAATTAAGGTAAGGGGTAAACACGTGATCTTGTCCCTTGTCTGCTTAGTTTTGGGGTTTATGATTGCCTTTTCTTATCATTTGACCCAACTGGAGAATCAAAAAGAAAAGCCTAGTTTGTCAGGCAAACAATATGAAAAAACTCTTGGATTAAGAAATCAATTGATTGCCCAAGAGGAGACAAATCGCAAGCTACAAAAGGAACTAAACCAAAAACAGGACAAGGTATTAAAAAACGAGAAGGATCTTGCTAAAGAAACACAAGTATTTTTAAACCTAGCAGAAGATGCAGAAAAGTACAGGATGTACCTCGGAAAAGTCAAGGTAAAAGGAAAAGGCGTTAAGATTACTTTGACAGATGGTGCCTATGATCCGAAGGAAGATAATGTGAACAATTATCTTGTTCATGAACACCATGTTTTTAAGGTTATTAATGAATTATATATTTCCGGTGCAGCGGCGGTTGCTATTAATGGACAGAGGTTAACAAGTCATTCGTACATTGTTTGCAATGGACCGGTCATTACTGTGGATGGAGTCCCACACCCCGCGCCATTTGTCATTACAGCTATTGGTGACCCAGAAGTATTAACTTCATCATTAAACCTAACAGGTGGAGTAAAAGACCAACTGGTAAACGATAATTTGGTTTTTTCCTTGGAAAAAGAAGATGAAATCGTGTTGAACCCAATATTAGGAAGTTAA
- a CDS encoding FtsQ-type POTRA domain-containing protein: MEKGKIVALEDRIPKLKEQRRRKANKRLVLLLFLFFTMIVIIAYTQSPLSHVKTIRIEGNEVYTDSEIISKSGISKTTNIWKVKKSEVSSKLQGLSEIKEADIKIQWPNTVQIQVREHKRIAYLKQESNYYPVMENGKILKDRNEEKIPVNSPILFEFKEGKALNEMVKELQNLPSEILNSISEIHYSPKKTDQYHISLFMNDGFEVSATLRSFSEKMVHYPSIISQLDPNKKGIIDVEVGSYFKAFEPEVEEKEVEEN; the protein is encoded by the coding sequence ATGGAAAAAGGTAAAATTGTTGCTCTAGAGGATCGTATTCCTAAGTTAAAGGAGCAAAGACGACGAAAAGCAAACAAAAGGCTGGTGCTCCTGCTATTTTTGTTTTTTACAATGATAGTAATTATCGCTTATACACAATCCCCATTAAGCCATGTAAAGACAATTAGGATAGAAGGCAATGAAGTTTATACTGACTCTGAAATTATTAGCAAAAGTGGTATTTCTAAGACTACGAATATATGGAAAGTCAAGAAGAGTGAGGTTTCTTCGAAATTACAGGGCTTATCCGAAATAAAAGAGGCAGATATAAAGATTCAATGGCCAAACACAGTTCAAATTCAAGTTAGAGAACATAAAAGAATAGCGTATCTTAAACAGGAATCAAACTATTATCCAGTTATGGAAAATGGTAAAATTTTGAAAGATAGAAATGAGGAAAAAATCCCAGTTAATTCTCCAATTCTTTTCGAATTCAAAGAAGGGAAAGCCCTAAACGAAATGGTAAAAGAGTTACAAAATCTCCCGAGTGAAATTTTAAACTCCATTTCTGAAATTCATTATTCTCCGAAAAAAACAGACCAGTATCACATTTCCTTGTTTATGAATGATGGATTTGAGGTAAGTGCAACTCTCAGAAGTTTTTCGGAAAAAATGGTGCATTATCCCTCAATCATTAGCCAATTAGATCCTAATAAAAAAGGGATAATTGATGTGGAAGTAGGCTCTTATTTTAAGGCTTTTGAACCAGAAGTGGAGGAAAAAGAAGTTGAAGAAAATTAA
- the murB gene encoding UDP-N-acetylmuramate dehydrogenase, with the protein MDEIIKELQTLNIGKVKENELLANHTTMKIGGPADLFIEPSSVENLKKVMSVINKHGLNWRAIGRGSNLLVSDKGIEGVVIKLSSGLDHLEIEGTTITVGGGHSLVSLATLISKKGLAGLEFASGIPGSVGGAVYMNAGAHGSDISKILTRAHVLFENGSMEWLSNEEMKFSYRTSVLQNKRPGVVVESVFDLTTGDRAAIVAQMQKNKDYRKETQPWNFPCAGSIFRNPLPNYAGKLIEAAGLKGFSMGGAKISEMHGNFIVNAGNATAADVLALIQHIKDTIFNLYGVKMETEVEIVGRK; encoded by the coding sequence ATGGACGAAATAATAAAAGAATTACAGACGCTAAATATTGGGAAGGTGAAGGAAAATGAGCTTCTAGCCAACCATACCACTATGAAAATTGGAGGTCCTGCAGACCTTTTTATTGAACCTTCTTCAGTTGAAAATTTAAAAAAAGTAATGTCTGTTATAAATAAGCATGGATTAAATTGGCGAGCGATTGGTCGTGGATCCAATCTTCTTGTATCTGATAAAGGTATTGAAGGAGTCGTAATCAAACTAAGCTCTGGATTAGACCACTTAGAGATCGAAGGGACAACAATTACTGTCGGTGGCGGTCATTCGCTTGTAAGTTTAGCAACACTTATCAGTAAAAAAGGTTTAGCAGGACTCGAGTTTGCTAGTGGTATACCCGGATCAGTTGGTGGAGCAGTTTATATGAACGCTGGTGCACATGGATCAGACATTAGTAAGATCCTAACTAGGGCTCATGTTCTATTTGAAAATGGGTCTATGGAATGGCTATCAAATGAGGAAATGAAATTTTCCTACAGGACCTCTGTATTACAGAACAAACGGCCAGGAGTAGTGGTTGAGTCTGTTTTTGATCTTACAACAGGTGATAGGGCAGCCATTGTGGCACAAATGCAAAAAAACAAGGATTATCGAAAAGAAACGCAACCATGGAATTTCCCTTGTGCTGGTAGTATTTTCCGTAATCCACTTCCTAACTATGCAGGAAAACTTATTGAAGCAGCTGGTCTAAAGGGATTTAGCATGGGTGGAGCAAAAATTTCTGAAATGCACGGTAACTTTATTGTAAATGCTGGGAACGCCACTGCCGCAGATGTCTTAGCCTTAATTCAGCATATTAAGGATACGATTTTTAACCTCTATGGAGTAAAAATGGAAACAGAGGTTGAAATAGTCGGACGTAAATAA
- the murG gene encoding undecaprenyldiphospho-muramoylpentapeptide beta-N-acetylglucosaminyltransferase, with product MRIAVSGGGTGGHIYPALALIREIQKENKDAEFLYIGTTNGLESKIVPRENIAFQSIHITGFKRKLSFENVKTVYRFLKGVQDSKKILKAFRPDIVIGTGGYVCGPVVYAAAKLRIPTIIHEQNSVPGLTNKFLSRYVNKIAICFEEAKDYFPQKKIAFTGNPRASEVVGQDGIRGRLSVSLSTTKPAVLIFGGSRGARPINEAVVKALPEFAEKMYQILYVTGDTHFEDVKKEVELVGNPKNVVIKPFIHNMPEVLAGIDLVVSRAGATTLAELTSLGIPSILIPSPYVTNNHQEKNARSLSDHGAAELLLEKDLTSKSLVTHIDRILLDNENLTEMKAKAKKMGVPDSASKLYSLMKELVETNQK from the coding sequence ATGAGAATAGCAGTAAGCGGTGGAGGGACTGGCGGTCATATATATCCGGCTCTAGCACTAATTAGAGAAATTCAAAAAGAAAACAAAGACGCAGAGTTTCTATACATAGGTACAACTAATGGTCTAGAAAGTAAAATTGTCCCAAGAGAAAATATAGCATTCCAATCGATTCATATAACTGGTTTTAAACGTAAACTGTCTTTCGAAAATGTAAAAACAGTTTATAGATTCTTAAAAGGTGTGCAAGATAGTAAAAAAATATTAAAAGCATTTAGGCCGGACATTGTCATCGGTACAGGAGGTTACGTGTGTGGCCCAGTCGTTTATGCTGCTGCTAAACTTCGTATACCCACGATTATTCATGAACAAAATAGCGTACCTGGTCTGACAAATAAATTTTTAAGCAGATATGTAAATAAAATTGCAATCTGTTTCGAAGAGGCAAAGGATTATTTCCCTCAGAAAAAGATTGCTTTTACCGGAAATCCTCGAGCGTCAGAGGTCGTAGGTCAGGATGGAATACGTGGCCGACTCTCTGTTAGTCTTAGCACGACAAAGCCTGCTGTATTAATTTTTGGTGGAAGCCGAGGCGCACGTCCAATAAATGAAGCAGTAGTTAAAGCATTGCCTGAGTTTGCAGAAAAAATGTATCAAATTCTTTATGTAACGGGTGATACCCATTTTGAGGATGTAAAAAAGGAAGTAGAGTTAGTTGGAAATCCCAAGAATGTGGTGATCAAACCTTTTATTCATAACATGCCGGAAGTTCTTGCAGGTATTGATTTAGTTGTCTCGAGAGCGGGAGCAACAACACTAGCGGAATTAACCTCCCTTGGAATTCCAAGTATTCTTATTCCAAGTCCATATGTCACAAACAATCATCAAGAAAAGAACGCTAGATCCTTAAGTGATCATGGGGCAGCAGAATTATTGTTAGAAAAAGATTTGACAAGTAAAAGTCTTGTAACACACATTGACCGTATATTATTAGATAATGAGAATTTAACTGAAATGAAAGCAAAAGCTAAAAAAATGGGGGTTCCGGATTCAGCAAGCAAGCTATACTCATTAATGAAAGAACTTGTGGAGACGAATCAAAAGTAG
- the spoVE gene encoding stage V sporulation protein E, which translates to MPTKRTTPDFILMIVTFTLLAIGLIMVYSASAIWAEYKFDDSFFFAKRQTLFAGVGIVAMFFIMNINYWTWRTWSKTILIVCFVLLLLVLIPGIGNVRNGSRSWIGVGAFSIQPSEFMKLAMIAFLAKYLSERQKLITSFKKGLVPSLGLAFVAFAMIMLQPDLGTGTVMMGTCIVMIFIAGARISHFAFLGLLGVAGFVGLIASAPYRIKRITSFLDPWSDPLGSGFQIIQSLYAIGPGGLFGLGLGESRQKFFYLPEPQTDFIFAILSEELGFIGGSFILLLFALLLWRGIRIALGAPDLYGSFLAVGIIAMVAIQVMINIGVVTGLMPVTGITLPFLSYGGSSLTLMLMAIGVLLNISRYSRY; encoded by the coding sequence GTGCCGACAAAGAGAACAACTCCTGATTTTATTTTAATGATTGTAACTTTCACTCTGCTGGCAATAGGGCTAATCATGGTTTACAGCGCAAGTGCGATATGGGCTGAATATAAATTTGACGATTCCTTTTTCTTTGCCAAAAGGCAGACGCTATTTGCCGGAGTCGGAATTGTTGCCATGTTTTTTATCATGAACATTAATTACTGGACGTGGAGAACATGGTCTAAAACTATTTTAATCGTTTGTTTTGTATTATTATTGTTGGTATTAATTCCTGGAATAGGGAATGTACGTAATGGATCTAGGAGCTGGATTGGAGTAGGAGCTTTCTCCATTCAGCCGTCTGAATTTATGAAACTAGCGATGATTGCTTTTTTAGCAAAATATTTGTCTGAGCGGCAAAAGTTGATTACCTCCTTTAAGAAGGGGCTTGTCCCTTCTTTAGGTCTTGCATTTGTAGCCTTTGCGATGATTATGCTTCAACCCGATTTAGGGACAGGAACTGTCATGATGGGGACTTGTATCGTAATGATCTTTATTGCAGGGGCCCGCATTAGTCATTTTGCTTTCTTGGGGTTATTAGGTGTTGCTGGGTTTGTTGGATTAATTGCTTCAGCACCATACAGAATAAAGAGGATTACCTCTTTCTTAGACCCTTGGTCCGATCCTTTAGGGAGTGGATTTCAAATTATTCAATCGCTATACGCCATTGGTCCAGGGGGGCTTTTTGGACTTGGTCTTGGAGAAAGCCGGCAAAAGTTTTTTTACTTACCCGAGCCGCAAACCGATTTTATTTTTGCCATTCTTTCAGAGGAATTAGGATTTATAGGTGGTTCGTTTATTTTATTACTTTTTGCTCTCTTGCTTTGGCGGGGCATTCGAATTGCGCTTGGTGCTCCAGACTTGTATGGAAGCTTTCTAGCTGTTGGAATCATCGCGATGGTCGCCATTCAAGTAATGATTAATATTGGTGTTGTAACGGGACTAATGCCAGTCACAGGAATTACATTACCATTTTTAAGCTATGGAGGCTCCTCGCTAACATTAATGTTAATGGCAATCGGTGTTCTCCTTAATATCAGCCGTTATTCAAGATATTGA